In Temnothorax longispinosus isolate EJ_2023e chromosome 2, Tlon_JGU_v1, whole genome shotgun sequence, one DNA window encodes the following:
- the LOC139808289 gene encoding odorant receptor 43a-like, translated as MIKEEVNSVVTADMVTSTHSGHEDYDWVITLNRSCLSLLGIWPEPYKTPRSKLMINIRVIIILNIIIWSCVIPTFHSLIRIWGNITSMIDNLQYSLPLLIAIMKLVLLWRKKEVLVPILQMIKKDWIKLKSEKEKIVMIRQARTTRLIMIWGYLVMFITYILIVIFPSFNISMRYVTNITDPGKVLPLQTYYIYNVSNSPFYETTFILQGFSLMITSSVYTGTDSFMGYLVFHICGQLENFRTRILNLDKFSHFEEALSSSVQDHIRLIRCIKIIDNTFNLMLLSLLVYFGILFALFGFLFITITTQGRNLSIARLIYILTAFITGFTHMCLYCVIGEFLVIQCDGIYEATYHYKWYNLKPRQARNLLIIMMLANKPLHLTAGKLFPMTMATFCNLLKTSGGYISVLLAHHN; from the exons ATGATAAAAGAGGAAGTTAATTCCGTCGTAACTGCTGATATGGTTACCTCGACGCATTCAGGACATGAAG ATTACGATTGGGTTATTACATTAAATCGATCTTGTCTGAGCTTACTTGGAATTTGGCCGGAACCTTACAAAACTCCACGAAGCAAATTGATGATAAATATACGcgtgattattatattaaatataattatttggaGTTGCGTCATTCCAACATTTCATTCTCTCATCAGAATATGGGGCAATATTACGTCAATGATCGATAATCTGCAATATAGTTTACCACTTTTAATAGCAATAATGAAACTTGTTCTCTTGTGGCGGAAGAAGGAAG ttCTTGTACCAATTTTACAAATGATTAAAAAGGACTGGATAAAATTAAAgtcagaaaaagaaaaaatcgtTATGATAAGACAAGCGCGGACAACACGTCTAATCATGATTTGGGGATATTTGGTCATGTTTATCACGTATATTTTGATTGTAATTTTTCCTTCCTTTAATATATCAATGAGATACGTGACAAATATTACCGATCCAGGCAAAGTGCTGCCATTGcaaacatattacatatacaacgTAAGTAACAGCCCATTTTACGAGACAACTTTCATCCTACAAGGTTTTAGTTTGATGATAACCTCATCTGTGTACACCGGCACGGATTCCTTCATGGGTTATCTGGTCTTCCATATTTGTGGTCAACTTGAAAACTTCAGGACACGTATTCTTAATCTGGATAAATTTAGTCACTTTGAAGAAGCACTATCTTCTAGCGTGCAGGATCATATACGTCTTATCAG ATGTATTAAAATCATCGACAATACATTTAACTTGATGCTGCTTAGTCTGCTGGTTTATTTTGGCATACTTTTTGCTCTGtttggatttttatttatcacc ATAACGACACAAGGTCGCAATCTCTCCATTGCTCGACTCATTTACATCCTGACGGCTTTCATTACGGGGTTCACACATATGTGTCTTTATTGTGTGATAGGcgaatttttagttattcaa TGTGATGGGATTTACGAGGCTACTTATCACTATAAGTGGTATAATCTAAAGCCGAGGCAGGCCAGAAATCTGTTGATTATAATGATGCTGGCCAATAAACCACTGCACCTTACTGCAGGAAAACTCTTTCCTATGACGATGGCTACATTttgcaat ctGTTAAAAACATCAGGTGGTTACATATCTGTTTTACTGGCACATCATAATTAA